The Paenibacillus mucilaginosus 3016 genome includes the window ATGCAGACCCCGCTGAACCCATACTTCTTATCCGTAAGAACAGCCTTCAGGGAGTCGATAAAAGCATTCTGAGCCCCTTCGTCCTTCAGGAAGTCCTTCAGGTTCTTGTCCCCGTAATACACCATGAGTTCTTTGCCGGCCTTGGCCGAACCGGCTGCGCCAAGCGCCTCTTCCCACCCGGACGGGATGCGGTATTCGGTCTTCTCCGTGTTCAGCCGGGCTGTTCCGGGGGAAGGATACTCCAGATGCGACCACCCGAAGGTGACTTGGCTCAGCAGCGGGATGCGTCCGATCGCAGGATAGGAGCGGATCGCATAGAAGCCCGTATGCTCCAGCTTCGCTCCGGCCGTCTCTGCGTCGATCAGTCTATAGAAGATCGCGGCGGCCTCTTTGCGGGTCAGCGGCTGCTGCGGATGGAAGCCGGTCTCGTCGCCTTCCATAATCCCGCGGTTCACCGCGTAATAGGCATACGGACGAAGCCCTTCGCCGATCGTGTCCCCGTCGGCATACTTCCGCCGCTCCCTCTCCTCCTGCCAGCCTTGGCTCATCCAGCGCTCCCGCGCCTCTTGCGGCTGGGCGTCCAGCAGGGCCCGGCCGGCCACAGCCGCCACCTCTCCCCGCGTGATCGTCCGCTGGGGATCCAGGGCACGCCGGGAATCGAGCAGCACATCGATCCATTTCCGTTCATAAGCCGCGGCGATGTAAGGGTAGGACCATCTCGATGGCTCCACATCCGCCGGAGCATCTCCTGAGGGCACAGCCGGATCAAGACTCTTCGACTGCACGAGCAGCTTCAGGAAGGCTTCCCGGGTCAGCATGCCGTCCGGCTGGAATGTGGCATCGGGATACCCGTCGATCAGGCCGATGGCAGAGAGCGAATAGACCTCCTCCTGGAACCAGTCCCCGTTCGATACGTCAGTGAACGGCTTTAAGGACACGTCATACGCCAGGGCGCTGCCTGTCGCAGCCAG containing:
- a CDS encoding S-layer homology domain-containing protein, whose product is MTLLSLIQKTIPAAALLLLAATGSALAYDVSLKPFTDVSNGDWFQEEVYSLSAIGLIDGYPDATFQPDGMLTREAFLKLLVQSKSLDPAVPSGDAPADVEPSRWSYPYIAAAYERKWIDVLLDSRRALDPQRTITRGEVAAVAGRALLDAQPQEARERWMSQGWQEERERRKYADGDTIGEGLRPYAYYAVNRGIMEGDETGFHPQQPLTRKEAAAIFYRLIDAETAGAKLEHTGFYAIRSYPAIGRIPLLSQVTFGWSHLEYPSPGTARLNTEKTEYRIPSGWEEALGAAGSAKAGKELMVYYGDKNLKDFLKDEGAQNAFIDSLKAVLTDKKYGFSGVCMDLEGLLEPASAADYVQFLHRVKKSIPDYKLTVAVQPDYYYKGYDLKEIGGLADTVILMAYNFTHDESRLPSAPLPLVNDSVKRALALVPKEKLVLGISKQANQWVTAPDGGTDSFNPEIAEVEKRLGAPGVSQSMSYPYFLKRMAFQDERGSHEMYYEDTESIEKKLWLAKYYGLKGVSLWYMGNYTDSDWKLFE